A single region of the Bacteroidota bacterium genome encodes:
- a CDS encoding cytochrome c yields the protein MKMGISKYLKTAAIIFALPLVFTSCKKAGGNYTGDSYTWDMSYSRAYETYSMMPEMPNGMSAITPVAGTVPYVGNPIAGTHKDSLTMALNLPYNLPNTPEGYARAALEVKNPFTINDKEVVAQGKYYFDIYCAVCHGTAGDGKGYIVTEGKYTAIPPNYFDPMYMAMTEGTMFHSVTYGRNAMQSYAYALSKEERWKVVTYVKYLQAEYAAAQAPTAANDTTKTN from the coding sequence ATGAAAATGGGTATATCAAAATATTTAAAAACAGCGGCAATAATTTTTGCATTGCCTCTTGTATTTACATCTTGTAAAAAAGCAGGTGGTAACTACACAGGTGATTCATATACCTGGGATATGAGTTACTCAAGAGCTTATGAAACCTATAGTATGATGCCCGAAATGCCAAATGGCATGAGTGCTATTACGCCAGTTGCAGGAACTGTACCTTATGTTGGAAATCCAATTGCAGGAACTCATAAAGACAGTTTAACGATGGCTTTAAACCTGCCGTATAATCTGCCGAATACCCCAGAAGGTTATGCCCGCGCTGCTTTGGAAGTGAAAAACCCATTTACCATCAACGATAAAGAAGTTGTAGCACAGGGTAAATACTATTTCGATATTTATTGTGCCGTTTGTCACGGTACTGCCGGTGACGGAAAAGGTTATATTGTTACTGAAGGCAAATACACAGCAATTCCGCCTAATTATTTCGACCCGATGTATATGGCTATGACAGAAGGAACTATGTTTCATTCAGTTACCTACGGTAGAAACGCTATGCAATCATATGCTTATGCATTATCAAAAGAAGAACGTTGGAAAGTTGTAACTTATGTAAAATATTTACAGGCTGAGTATGCAGCAGCACAAGCTCCGACAGCAGCTAACGACACAACAAAAACAAATTAA
- a CDS encoding quinol:cytochrome C oxidoreductase, which produces MNGSNKFEYTSKLKTTFLGLLIAGVVLTVVGMVTGASMDRFWSNYLLDTIMFLGISVLALFFLAAHQIAMSGWHITIKRVPEAMSQFSKYGAVLMLVVIVGLWAGYHHLYHHWDNQFVQEKQVTLEELKEYDAELLAEGGEEGHNKDYSRTWQAFQYDGKAEHVEHHEEPKAELVADANGMVENPHYDRLIDEKSGYLNKTFWTIRSLVYLLLWVGVAITLRKFSLKEDIEGTNHWFLRTKFWSAIFLIIWAVSSSTMAWDWVMSLDPHWYSTLFGWYNFVSLWVASLSTIVLILIYLKRKGYMEELNENHLHDLGKYIFAFSVFWTYLWFSQFMLYWYGNIPEETRWWLDRARTNYKYIFYANLIINFLFPFLVLLRRDAKRNLNVLATVSVVMILSHWLDFFLMIMPPTVGSEWGIGLLEIGMFLTFAGLFLYIVFGELAKASLVPQKHPLYRESLDHHI; this is translated from the coding sequence ATGAACGGCTCAAACAAATTCGAATATACTTCTAAACTGAAAACCACTTTCCTCGGATTACTTATTGCAGGGGTTGTGCTTACAGTTGTTGGAATGGTTACAGGTGCATCAATGGATCGTTTCTGGTCTAATTACCTGTTGGATACCATAATGTTTTTAGGCATCTCTGTGCTGGCGCTTTTCTTTTTAGCCGCACACCAGATTGCAATGTCAGGATGGCATATCACTATCAAACGCGTTCCTGAGGCTATGAGTCAGTTCTCAAAATATGGTGCAGTGTTGATGTTAGTTGTAATTGTGGGTTTGTGGGCAGGTTATCATCATTTATATCACCATTGGGATAATCAGTTTGTTCAGGAAAAACAAGTTACACTTGAAGAATTAAAAGAATACGATGCTGAATTATTAGCCGAAGGTGGTGAAGAAGGTCACAATAAAGATTATTCACGCACCTGGCAGGCATTCCAGTATGATGGAAAAGCAGAACATGTTGAACATCATGAAGAACCAAAAGCAGAATTAGTTGCCGATGCAAACGGAATGGTGGAAAATCCGCATTATGACAGATTAATTGATGAAAAAAGTGGTTATTTAAATAAAACGTTTTGGACAATACGCTCACTGGTATATTTATTATTGTGGGTTGGTGTTGCAATTACCTTACGTAAATTTTCTCTTAAAGAAGATATTGAAGGTACCAACCACTGGTTTTTACGCACTAAATTCTGGTCTGCTATCTTTTTAATTATTTGGGCTGTAAGTAGTTCAACAATGGCTTGGGACTGGGTGATGTCACTTGACCCACATTGGTATAGCACCCTGTTTGGCTGGTACAATTTCGTATCACTTTGGGTTGCTTCTCTTTCTACAATAGTTTTAATTCTGATTTACCTGAAACGCAAAGGGTATATGGAAGAATTAAATGAAAACCATTTACACGATTTAGGTAAATATATTTTCGCGTTCAGCGTATTTTGGACATATTTATGGTTCAGCCAGTTTATGTTATACTGGTATGGTAATATTCCGGAAGAAACACGTTGGTGGTTAGATCGCGCCAGAACAAATTACAAATACATTTTTTACGCAAACCTTATCATTAATTTCTTGTTCCCATTCCTAGTTTTATTACGCAGAGATGCGAAAAGAAACTTAAATGTGTTAGCAACAGTTTCAGTTGTAATGATATTATCACACTGGTTGGATTTCTTCCTGATGATAATGCCTCCTACAGTTGGTTCAGAATGGGGAATCGGATTACTCGAAATTGGAATGTTTTTAACATTTGCAGGGTTGTTCTTATACATCGTTTTTGGTGAGCTCGCTAAAGCATCACTGGTGCCTCAAAAGCATCCGTTATACAGAGAAAGTCTTGATCATCACATATAA
- a CDS encoding cbb3-type cytochrome c oxidase subunit I, whose product MSVQTSTHTAHVDTHGHGHDHHDDHHHHQSFIRKYIFSEDHKTIAKQFLITGIFWAIVGALLSVLFRIQLGYPDADLSWLKPVLGKWITENGQIAPEFYNALITMHGTILVFFVLTAGLSGTFSNFLIPLMIGARDMASGFINMLSYWFFFISGAVMFVSFFLATGPASGGWTAYPPLNALKDASSGSVVGVDYWLISMALFIVSALLGGLNYITTVINLRTKGMKMFRLPLPIWAFLLTAVIGVLSFPVLLSAAVLLLFDRNLGTSFYLDAINLAGEPLANSGGSPILYQHLFWFLGHPEVYIIILPAMGIVSEVLSVHSRKPIFGYTAMIYSLLAITVLSFIVWAHHMFMTGLNPFIGSIFVIFTLIIAVPSAIKVFNWLTTLWKGDIRLNPQMLFAIGFVSLFISGGLTGIFLGNSSIDIRLHDTYFVVAHFHLVMGVAAFFGMFAGIYHWFPKMFGRYMNQTLGYIHFWGTIAAAYLIFYPMHFEIALPRRYYTHSGFETFSGFESLNMFISTMAIISFALQLLFVFNFFYSIWYGRKVRDLNPYNANTLEWTTPLRPGHGNWEGDIPEVHRWPYDYNKHGREFIPQTEPLTQYELEHGEHGDEMDGDHIITDNDMKS is encoded by the coding sequence ATGTCAGTACAAACTTCAACTCATACCGCGCATGTAGACACGCATGGACATGGTCATGATCATCACGATGATCACCACCACCATCAAAGTTTCATCCGGAAATACATTTTCAGCGAAGATCACAAAACCATCGCTAAACAATTTCTGATTACAGGTATTTTCTGGGCTATAGTAGGAGCTTTGCTTTCTGTATTATTCCGTATCCAATTAGGTTATCCGGATGCTGATTTAAGCTGGTTAAAACCTGTTTTAGGAAAATGGATTACCGAAAACGGACAAATTGCACCTGAATTTTATAATGCATTAATTACAATGCACGGTACTATCCTCGTGTTTTTCGTATTAACCGCCGGATTAAGTGGTACTTTTTCCAACTTCTTAATTCCTTTGATGATTGGTGCGCGTGATATGGCTTCCGGATTTATCAATATGTTATCCTATTGGTTTTTCTTTATTTCAGGTGCTGTAATGTTTGTTTCGTTTTTCCTTGCAACCGGTCCTGCATCAGGTGGATGGACAGCCTATCCCCCCCTTAACGCGTTAAAAGATGCTTCATCTGGTAGCGTTGTTGGGGTAGATTACTGGTTAATTTCAATGGCTTTATTTATCGTTTCTGCCTTATTAGGTGGTTTAAATTATATTACAACTGTAATTAACCTGCGCACGAAAGGTATGAAAATGTTCAGATTACCATTACCAATCTGGGCGTTTTTATTAACAGCAGTAATCGGGGTATTATCTTTCCCTGTATTATTATCTGCAGCAGTTTTATTGTTGTTCGACCGTAATTTGGGAACAAGTTTTTATCTCGATGCAATTAACCTTGCCGGTGAGCCGCTTGCTAATTCAGGTGGTAGTCCGATTTTGTATCAGCATTTATTCTGGTTCCTTGGTCACCCTGAGGTGTATATCATTATCCTCCCTGCGATGGGTATTGTTTCGGAAGTATTATCCGTGCATTCAAGAAAACCAATTTTTGGTTATACGGCGATGATTTATTCATTACTTGCAATTACCGTATTATCATTTATTGTTTGGGCACACCATATGTTCATGACCGGTTTAAATCCGTTCATTGGTTCCATTTTCGTAATCTTTACACTGATTATTGCGGTGCCTTCTGCAATTAAGGTATTTAACTGGTTAACAACACTTTGGAAGGGCGATATCCGACTAAATCCGCAAATGTTGTTTGCAATTGGTTTTGTTTCATTATTTATTTCCGGTGGTTTAACAGGTATTTTCCTGGGTAACTCATCTATCGATATTCGCTTACACGATACTTACTTTGTGGTGGCTCACTTCCACCTTGTAATGGGTGTTGCAGCCTTCTTCGGAATGTTTGCCGGTATTTATCACTGGTTCCCAAAAATGTTTGGACGATATATGAACCAAACTTTAGGATACATTCACTTCTGGGGAACCATCGCAGCTGCGTATCTTATTTTTTATCCAATGCACTTTGAAATTGCATTACCTCGTCGTTATTATACACACTCAGGTTTCGAAACTTTCAGTGGATTCGAATCATTGAATATGTTTATTTCAACAATGGCAATTATTTCATTTGCATTACAATTATTATTTGTATTCAATTTCTTCTATAGCATTTGGTACGGAAGAAAAGTAAGAGATTTAAATCCTTACAATGCAAATACATTAGAATGGACAACACCTTTACGTCCTGGACACGGAAACTGGGAAGGCGATATTCCTGAAGTTCACCGTTGGCCTTATGACTATAATAAACACGGAAGAGAATTTATTCCTCAAACCGAGCCATTAACGCAATATGAACTCGAACACGGTGAACATGGCGATGAAATGGATGGTGATCACATTATTACCGATAACGATATGAAATCATAA
- the cyoE gene encoding protoheme IX farnesyltransferase, with product MSKDTSISKQNFGKAVTAKLKDYHMLVKFRLSFIVVFSAGIGYLFAGGEQSSFFLFLASGFLITAASNAINQIIESDTDKLMTRTADRPLAAGRMQATEAIIAAGLMAVSGIAILWVWFNTLSALLGALSLISYAFLYTPMKKVSPVAVFIGAFPGAMPPLIGCAAAMGGINDLAILLFSVQFVWQFPHFWSIAWVAAEDYAKGGFHLLPSVKGKSKTSAIYIVIYTILLIPVSLLMYFLGYTGWVSALIVFITGILFLLQTLKLFRSCETKDARSLMFGSFLYLPIVLIALLVDQI from the coding sequence ATGAGTAAAGACACTTCTATATCTAAACAAAACTTTGGCAAAGCTGTAACGGCTAAACTGAAAGATTACCACATGCTGGTAAAATTCAGGCTGAGTTTTATTGTGGTATTTAGTGCCGGTATAGGATATTTATTTGCCGGTGGCGAACAATCATCGTTCTTTTTATTTTTAGCAAGTGGATTTTTAATTACTGCTGCATCGAATGCAATTAATCAGATAATTGAATCGGATACCGATAAGTTAATGACCAGAACTGCTGATCGTCCTTTGGCGGCAGGCAGAATGCAGGCAACAGAAGCAATTATTGCTGCCGGTTTAATGGCTGTTTCAGGTATCGCTATTTTATGGGTTTGGTTTAATACATTGAGTGCTTTGCTGGGTGCATTGTCATTAATTAGTTATGCGTTTTTATATACGCCAATGAAAAAAGTTTCTCCGGTTGCTGTATTTATTGGCGCATTTCCCGGAGCTATGCCACCACTTATTGGCTGTGCTGCAGCAATGGGCGGTATTAACGATTTAGCGATATTATTATTTTCAGTTCAGTTTGTATGGCAATTCCCACACTTCTGGTCAATTGCCTGGGTTGCAGCTGAAGATTATGCCAAAGGCGGATTTCATTTATTGCCTTCGGTAAAAGGTAAATCAAAAACATCGGCAATTTATATTGTCATTTATACCATATTATTAATTCCGGTAAGTTTACTTATGTATTTCTTAGGATATACAGGTTGGGTTTCGGCATTAATTGTATTCATAACAGGAATATTATTTTTATTACAAACACTTAAACTATTCAGAAGCTGTGAAACAAAAGATGCGCGCAGTTTAATGTTTGGTTCTTTTTTATATTTACCAATTGTGTTAATAGCATTATTGGTTGATCAGATTTAA
- a CDS encoding cytochrome c oxidase subunit 3, which yields MATSIHKRFIVHPYKFNLWIGIVSMVMIFAAFTSAYVVKKGDTRSWENIHLPSIFTTATIVIVISSLFMHAAYLAFKKGKLNLYRGFIVTAFILGAAFLTLQIQGWNTLVAQGVGLTSNVAGSFIYVISGAHFVHVAGGVIALMVFAIRSFTKLNTNESELMKTNTINIEVMTTYWHFVDFLWVYLYFFFLLNR from the coding sequence ATGGCAACATCAATTCATAAACGGTTTATTGTTCATCCATACAAGTTTAACTTGTGGATAGGCATCGTTTCGATGGTGATGATATTTGCTGCATTTACCAGTGCTTATGTTGTTAAAAAAGGAGATACACGCAGTTGGGAAAATATCCATTTGCCATCCATTTTTACAACAGCAACTATTGTAATTGTAATAAGTAGTCTTTTTATGCATGCTGCATACCTGGCATTCAAAAAAGGGAAACTTAATTTATACAGAGGATTTATTGTTACTGCATTTATTTTGGGTGCAGCATTTTTAACCTTACAAATTCAAGGTTGGAATACGCTGGTAGCTCAGGGAGTTGGACTTACCTCTAACGTTGCAGGATCATTTATTTATGTTATTTCCGGAGCACATTTTGTGCATGTTGCCGGCGGTGTAATCGCTTTGATGGTTTTTGCTATCAGGTCGTTTACTAAATTAAATACCAACGAATCTGAATTAATGAAGACCAATACCATTAATATCGAAGTAATGACCACTTACTGGCATTTTGTCGATTTTTTATGGGTTTATCTTTATTTTTTCTTTTTATTGAACAGATAA
- a CDS encoding cytochrome c oxidase subunit 3, whose protein sequence is MMWYFLISDTFTFAGLLISYGAIRMSHPAHVEGNLHSWPDPNEVFSSLPFTHAHVPLAFVTFMTFTLIFSSVTMVRAVQEGHEMNRKGVLFWMFLTILGGLTFVGSQAFEWSHLIEEGQTLIHNPFGAASFGALFFLITGFHGFHVSVGVCLNTWAFIQTYRGVFQRRGHYEMIEKLGLYWHFVDLVWVFVFLAFYLL, encoded by the coding sequence ATGATGTGGTATTTCCTCATCAGCGATACTTTTACTTTTGCCGGCTTATTAATTTCATACGGTGCAATCAGGATGAGTCACCCGGCTCACGTTGAAGGAAATCTTCATAGCTGGCCTGATCCAAACGAAGTGTTTAGTTCACTTCCGTTTACACATGCACACGTTCCGCTGGCATTCGTAACCTTCATGACCTTTACACTGATTTTTAGTTCAGTTACCATGGTAAGAGCCGTGCAGGAAGGACATGAAATGAACCGCAAAGGGGTGTTGTTCTGGATGTTCCTCACCATTTTAGGTGGTTTAACATTCGTGGGCAGTCAGGCTTTTGAATGGTCGCATTTAATTGAAGAAGGACAAACCTTAATACATAATCCTTTTGGAGCAGCATCTTTCGGAGCCTTGTTTTTCCTGATTACCGGTTTCCACGGGTTCCACGTTAGTGTTGGGGTATGTTTAAATACATGGGCATTTATTCAAACTTACAGAGGCGTGTTCCAACGCAGAGGTCATTATGAAATGATTGAAAAATTAGGATTATACTGGCACTTTGTAGATTTAGTTTGGGTATTCGTATTCCTAGCATTTTATTTATTATAA
- a CDS encoding cytochrome C oxidase subunit IV family protein has translation MSNATHAEKIKKVWQICYLLGFVTLFEIAAALIHWKYMEGSPRWWLNALFIILSAAKAYYIMSEFMHLKYELKAMAVSILAPFLFLVWGIIAFLWEGGYWLSLKESWQILK, from the coding sequence ATGTCTAACGCAACGCATGCAGAAAAAATAAAAAAGGTATGGCAGATATGTTATCTGCTTGGATTTGTTACTTTATTTGAAATTGCTGCAGCACTCATTCACTGGAAATACATGGAAGGTAGTCCAAGATGGTGGTTGAATGCATTGTTCATCATTTTGAGTGCAGCTAAAGCCTATTATATTATGAGTGAATTTATGCACTTAAAATATGAGTTAAAGGCAATGGCAGTAAGTATTTTGGCGCCATTCCTGTTTTTGGTTTGGGGTATTATTGCATTCTTATGGGAAGGTGGATATTGGCTGAGTTTAAAAGAATCGTGGCAGATACTTAAATAA
- a CDS encoding SCO family protein — protein sequence MLPLFSVLFLKEGFKIREEAPASDRLVEVDQFPIPDYFTISHRGDTITKKRMLDKVCVLDFASYSCGTSNDARERKLFEIQEDYYGKTKALRFLTHTLQPETDKTDQLRTMAERYAAREIWHFVGDTGTTSLQLHTFCKNTFEKQGINETDSLCPQLVYLVDGDGYLRGAYDPLDEKQFHDLYNDILYLVNKLDLDEQEK from the coding sequence GTGCTCCCTTTATTTTCGGTACTTTTTTTAAAGGAAGGATTTAAAATAAGGGAAGAAGCTCCGGCCAGCGATAGGTTAGTAGAGGTCGATCAGTTTCCAATTCCCGATTACTTTACAATTTCACACCGAGGTGATACGATAACTAAAAAACGCATGCTTGATAAAGTATGCGTTTTAGATTTTGCATCCTATAGCTGCGGAACTTCAAATGATGCACGCGAACGTAAACTTTTTGAAATACAGGAAGACTACTACGGCAAAACAAAAGCACTTCGTTTTTTAACACATACTTTACAACCGGAAACCGATAAAACCGACCAGCTCCGCACCATGGCTGAACGATATGCAGCAAGAGAAATCTGGCATTTTGTTGGTGATACAGGAACTACATCTTTACAATTACACACATTTTGCAAAAATACTTTCGAAAAACAAGGCATAAATGAAACTGATAGCCTTTGTCCGCAGTTAGTATATCTTGTAGATGGTGATGGCTATTTGCGTGGAGCGTATGATCCGCTCGATGAAAAACAGTTTCACGATTTATATAACGATATTCTTTATCTCGTAAATAAATTGGACCTGGATGAACAAGAGAAATAA
- a CDS encoding SCO family protein codes for MNKRNNLIIAGVTGVAFILFIIFIYLPYADKQDNLNKVKESYQHSSYLRDSLNHIPDFTCVDQNGKTFTKADVEGTVFVADFFYTECEGYCPVTTRHLSYVQNSLNSGIKFKILSFSLNPEHDSVPVLKSYADSYKANDTLWHFLQGDQDEIFDLGEHGFFTIVKGGDGSFSGHSDKFTLVDKSGNIRGFYKGTDSIQMQALVQDINYLVFKGEKNE; via the coding sequence ATGAACAAGAGAAATAATCTGATTATTGCCGGCGTTACCGGAGTCGCATTTATTTTATTTATTATTTTTATTTACCTGCCTTATGCCGATAAGCAGGATAATTTGAATAAGGTAAAGGAATCATATCAGCATTCTTCTTATTTACGCGACTCATTAAATCATATTCCTGATTTCACATGTGTAGACCAAAATGGTAAAACCTTCACTAAAGCAGATGTGGAAGGAACTGTTTTTGTTGCCGATTTTTTTTATACCGAATGTGAAGGTTATTGCCCGGTTACAACCAGACATTTATCATATGTTCAAAATTCATTGAATTCAGGGATAAAATTTAAAATCCTGTCGTTCAGTCTAAACCCTGAGCACGACTCAGTTCCGGTTTTGAAATCATACGCAGATTCATATAAGGCAAATGATACACTATGGCATTTTTTGCAAGGCGACCAAGATGAAATTTTCGATTTGGGTGAACATGGTTTCTTTACAATTGTTAAAGGTGGTGACGGTTCGTTTTCAGGCCATTCCGATAAATTTACACTGGTAGATAAAAGTGGAAATATTCGCGGGTTTTATAAAGGCACCGACTCGATTCAAATGCAGGCATTAGTGCAGGATATAAATTATCTGGTTTTTAAAGGCGAAAAAAATGAATGA
- a CDS encoding DUF420 domain-containing protein, translating into MNEKLTNRIIVAISVAVPVLVAILFYTPALHLNIDVSFLPKFHAILNSVVAVLLLTGLYFIKSKNIKAHKLTMLAAFSTSALFLISYVLYHSAADSTLFGDANFDGTVSAEESAAIAGIKNIYYVILLSHIVLAALIMPLILITLSRGLASRFDKHRKIAKITWPLWFYVAVTGVVVYYMIAPYYPH; encoded by the coding sequence ATGAATGAAAAATTAACTAATAGAATTATTGTAGCTATTTCAGTTGCAGTTCCGGTTTTAGTTGCAATTTTATTTTATACTCCGGCATTACATCTCAACATTGATGTTTCCTTCTTGCCAAAATTTCATGCAATATTAAATTCAGTTGTTGCCGTTTTATTACTTACAGGATTATATTTCATTAAATCTAAAAACATAAAAGCACATAAATTAACAATGCTGGCAGCTTTTTCAACTTCTGCCTTGTTTTTAATTTCATATGTATTGTATCATTCCGCTGCTGACAGTACTTTGTTTGGGGATGCTAATTTTGATGGCACCGTGAGTGCAGAAGAAAGTGCTGCAATTGCAGGCATTAAAAACATATATTACGTGATTTTATTGAGTCATATTGTTTTGGCAGCTTTAATCATGCCACTGATATTAATAACCCTTTCACGTGGTTTAGCTTCCAGATTTGATAAACATAGAAAAATTGCTAAAATAACTTGGCCTTTGTGGTTTTACGTTGCCGTAACTGGTGTAGTGGTTTATTATATGATTGCGCCTTATTATCCGCATTAA
- a CDS encoding SDR family oxidoreductase: MNIIITGATKGIGRAIAVHFAKNGFNVAACARSQADLQALKTTLTDLNSSISVYTQVCDVSIKSNVEQFGNFCKSVFKTVDVLVNNAGIFIPGNVHDEPEGTLEQLIHTNLYSAYYLTRAIVPGMKKNQSGHIFNVCSVASINPYDGGGSYAISKFALYGFSQNLRHELKEHKIRVTSVLPGAVLTESWKGTDLPESRFIDVEDVATLIYNAWAVSKRTVVEEILIRPMEGDL, from the coding sequence ATGAACATCATAATTACAGGTGCTACTAAAGGAATTGGACGAGCTATTGCCGTTCATTTTGCTAAAAACGGTTTTAATGTTGCAGCCTGTGCCCGAAGCCAAGCCGATTTACAAGCGCTTAAAACCACATTAACTGATTTAAACAGTTCGATAAGTGTTTATACACAAGTTTGTGATGTTTCCATTAAATCCAATGTAGAGCAATTTGGCAATTTTTGCAAATCAGTTTTTAAAACGGTGGATGTCCTTGTAAATAATGCCGGCATTTTTATTCCGGGCAATGTGCACGACGAACCGGAAGGTACATTAGAGCAATTAATTCATACCAATTTATACAGTGCCTATTATTTAACCAGAGCTATTGTTCCGGGAATGAAAAAAAATCAGTCCGGGCATATATTTAATGTTTGTTCGGTTGCCAGTATTAATCCGTATGACGGTGGTGGTTCTTACGCAATTTCGAAGTTTGCTTTATATGGATTTTCGCAAAATTTACGACATGAATTAAAAGAGCATAAAATTCGGGTTACTTCAGTTTTACCGGGAGCTGTTTTAACTGAAAGCTGGAAAGGAACCGATTTACCTGAGTCCCGTTTTATTGATGTTGAAGATGTTGCTACCTTGATATATAATGCCTGGGCAGTTTCAAAAAGAACTGTGGTGGAAGAAATACTGATACGACCTATGGAAGGTGATTTATAA